The DNA window CGCAGGTTTTGCAACGAGAATTACTGAATCCTCGGTGAGACTGTTCGGGAGTTCCTCGAAATCGATTGCTCGGAGTGGTTTTTCGGAATCGGGCGTTGGCATAGGTATCTGTTTCAAGTTGAGGTTGTTCGCTAGCTGTTCGATTCTGGAGTCGATGACTGATCGAGCGTACGGAGTGTCTGTTCGGGATAGTACCGTTCACCGCACGATTGGCATACGGCGACAACGATCGAATCAGTCGTTGTCACTGAATCCCCTGCTTCCAACGGGTCAACCGTCGCTTCTTCGAACCTCTCCCCGCATGCTGAACAGGGAAGATCGTATTCTACGGTCATGATTCACGGGCGTGTATGGTAACCGCTCAGGGGTGAGAGCATGAAGCGGTTTCAAGCAAATGTGCGGCCCGATCGATCAGATCCGATAGAGGCTAGCTATGAAGGGTGAAGATACGTAGCCGCACTGAAGCTGAATTCTAGTTTTTTAGTGGTACGTAAGTAGGTTTCGTTCACTTACGACATCTCTTTATACCGAGATAGTTGAACCGCTGGAACTATACCGCTGGGCCCCAGTGTTACTACTATGGGTTTTGGAAGCTACGACGAGTCTGAGCAACAGCATCAAAATAAGGATACAGAAGACGATGAAGATGCAGCTGTGAGTGTCCACGAGCACGAACACGAAGGAACGATTACTGTCGAAACTGGTGGCTCAACGGAC is part of the Natronosalvus caseinilyticus genome and encodes:
- a CDS encoding DUF5786 family protein, yielding MGFGSYDESEQQHQNKDTEDDEDAAVSVHEHEHEGTITVETGGSTDDLLGQLEDIKAKKAQDDE